The following proteins come from a genomic window of Taeniopygia guttata chromosome 25, bTaeGut7.mat, whole genome shotgun sequence:
- the LOC115498495 gene encoding claw keratin-like: MSCSSLCVPSCGVATPAPLADSCNEPCVRQCPDSTVVIQPPASVVTFPGPILSSFPQQSLVGSAGAPYVGAGSGGAFGSRASYGALGGYGGYGGWGFGGRGGYGGWGYGGRGLYGGWGCGGYGGYGGYGGYGSCGYGGWSSGHRYLNGNCWPC; this comes from the coding sequence atgtcctgctccagcctgtgcGTCCCCAGCTGCGGGGTGGCCACCCCGGCCCCTCTGGCTGACAGCTGCAACGAGCCCTGCGTGCGGCAGTGCCCCGACTCCACGGTGGTCATCCAGCCCCCGGCCTCGGTGGTCACCTTCCCCGggcccatcctcagctccttcccgcAGCAGAGCCTCGTGGGCTCGGCCGGAGCTCCCTACGTGGGAGCCGGCTCCGGGGGCGCCTTTGGGAGCCGTGCCAGCTACGGGGCCCTCGGGGGCTACGGAGGTTACGGAGGCTGGGGCTTTGGAGGCCGTGGTGGCTACGGAGGCTGGGGCTATGGAGGCCGTGGGCTCTACGGGGGTTGGGGCTGTGGAGGCTATGGGGGCTATGGGGGCTATGGGGGCTACGGCAGCTGTGGCTACGGCGGCTGGAGCAGTGGCCACCGCTACCTCAATGgcaactgctggccctgctaa